The proteins below come from a single Thermopolyspora flexuosa genomic window:
- a CDS encoding GNAT family N-acetyltransferase, with product MTTCDNAASGRTEAAGVRVRTGDVRDVPAVLALFDTAVRWLVAQGRTGQWGTEPFSTRPERVRQAHNWASGGGLRIAEVDGEVAGTIVLGDAPHYAPPATGPELYVQAFVTDRARRGHGIGAALLERACAETVARGLPVLRLDCWGGGDRALVRYYERAGFTPTERFMVGEWEGQVLERRFPGPGAAT from the coding sequence ATGACAACCTGTGACAACGCGGCCTCCGGTCGCACCGAGGCCGCCGGGGTGCGCGTCCGCACCGGCGACGTACGTGACGTTCCCGCCGTGCTCGCCCTCTTCGACACCGCCGTACGCTGGCTCGTCGCCCAGGGCCGTACCGGCCAGTGGGGCACCGAGCCGTTCTCCACCCGGCCGGAACGGGTACGGCAGGCCCACAACTGGGCGTCCGGCGGCGGCCTGCGCATCGCCGAGGTGGACGGCGAGGTGGCGGGCACGATCGTGCTCGGGGACGCCCCGCACTACGCGCCGCCCGCGACCGGGCCTGAGCTGTACGTGCAGGCGTTCGTGACCGACCGGGCGCGCCGGGGGCACGGCATCGGCGCGGCCCTGCTGGAGCGGGCGTGCGCCGAGACCGTGGCGCGCGGGCTGCCGGTGCTGCGCCTCGACTGCTGGGGCGGCGGCGACCGCGCCCTCGTGCGGTACTACGAGCGCGCCGGGTTCACCCCGACCGAGCGGTTCATGGTCGGCGAGTGGGAGGGGCAGGTGCTCGAGCGCCGGTTCCCCGGGCCCGGCGCGGCCACCTGA
- a CDS encoding NYN domain-containing protein: MGTPDLTAYRAMAKYAILVDVGYLYAAAGEVLLGAKERKEYRVAADELIGALKKHAMERIPGELLRVYWYDAARDRVPTVDQRVIAQLPWVKVRLGNLNARGQQKGVDAQIRSDLEALARHHAVTDTVLIAGDEDMVPAVEAAQAFGVRVHLWGVEPPFGTNQAERLVWEADTVEILSADFLRAYFSRAPQPVAPTPAQVFAGRSPVVKPPVKSPVGQVAKLGPSRPRVEEVGEHVAQKWILTRGRDNIRDLLPGPILPTVIDTELLIEAEKELGHSLRPYPEARVWLRDGFWARVYREFDLGVGVSSK; this comes from the coding sequence ATGGGCACCCCGGACCTCACGGCCTATCGGGCAATGGCGAAGTACGCGATTCTCGTCGACGTCGGATACCTGTACGCCGCGGCCGGCGAGGTCCTGCTCGGCGCGAAGGAGCGCAAGGAGTACCGCGTCGCCGCCGACGAGCTCATCGGCGCGCTGAAGAAGCACGCCATGGAGCGCATCCCCGGCGAGCTGCTCCGCGTCTACTGGTACGACGCGGCCCGCGACCGCGTGCCCACCGTCGACCAGCGCGTCATCGCCCAGCTCCCCTGGGTCAAGGTACGGCTCGGCAACCTCAATGCCCGCGGCCAGCAGAAGGGCGTCGACGCCCAGATCCGCAGCGACCTGGAGGCGCTCGCCCGCCACCACGCGGTCACCGACACCGTGCTGATCGCCGGCGACGAGGACATGGTCCCCGCGGTCGAGGCCGCCCAGGCGTTCGGCGTGCGCGTCCACCTGTGGGGGGTGGAGCCGCCGTTCGGCACGAACCAGGCCGAGCGCCTGGTCTGGGAGGCCGACACGGTCGAGATCCTCAGCGCCGACTTCCTGCGCGCCTACTTCAGCCGCGCCCCGCAGCCGGTCGCGCCGACCCCGGCCCAGGTGTTCGCGGGCCGCAGCCCGGTGGTGAAGCCCCCGGTCAAGTCCCCGGTCGGCCAGGTCGCCAAGCTCGGCCCGAGCCGCCCGCGGGTGGAGGAGGTCGGCGAGCACGTCGCCCAGAAGTGGATCCTCACCCGGGGCCGCGACAACATCCGCGACCTGCTGCCCGGCCCGATCCTGCCCACCGTCATCGACACCGAGCTGCTCATCGAGGCCGAGAAGGAGCTCGGCCACTCGCTGCGGCCGTACCCCGAGGCCCGGGTGTGGCTCCGGGACGGCTTCTGGGCCCGGGTCTACCGGGAGTTCGACCTCGGCGTGGGCGTATCCTCCAAGTGA
- a CDS encoding acyl-CoA carboxylase subunit epsilon yields MSENDEPGGDRPRLRVIRGDATPEEIAALVVALATRTAAPAKPPVRPRANWRRPVLRAPLAHGPGAWRASALPR; encoded by the coding sequence GTGTCCGAGAACGACGAGCCCGGCGGGGACCGGCCCCGCCTGCGGGTGATCCGGGGCGACGCCACGCCCGAGGAGATCGCCGCACTCGTCGTGGCGCTCGCCACGCGGACCGCCGCGCCCGCGAAGCCGCCGGTGCGCCCCCGGGCGAACTGGCGGCGTCCGGTGCTGCGCGCCCCGCTCGCGCACGGCCCGGGAGCATGGAGGGCGAGCGCACTCCCCCGCTAG
- a CDS encoding acyl-CoA carboxylase subunit beta, with amino-acid sequence MTAEPVAEPTPEQERIDIHTTAGKIADLKRRREEALHAGSARAVEKQHAKGKMTARERIEAFLDKGSFVEFDELARHRSHNFGIDKNRPYGDGVITGHGTVDGRPVAIFSQDFTVFGGSLGEVYGEKIVKVMDYALKVGCPIIGINDGGGARIQEGVVALGLFAEIFKRNVHASGVVPQISLIMGPCAGGAVYSPALTDFILMVREKSHMFITGPDVIKTVTGEEVTFEELGGAHTHGSRSGVAHYEAADEHDCLEFARELLSYLPSNNLDEPPALEVEELPYGELEITDEDRELDTLIPDSPNQPYDMHEVIRHVLDDGEFLEIHAGFAPNIIVGFGRVEGRSVGVVANQPMSFAGTLDINASEKAARFVRTCDAFNIPVLTFVDVPGFLPGTDQEWNGIIRRGAKLLYAYAEATVPLVTVITRKAYGGAYDVMGSKHLGADINLAWPTAQIAVMGAQGAVNILYRRELAAAEDPDALRARLVQEYEDTLANPYLAAERGYVDAVILPSETRVEVIKALRALRNKRKTLPPKKHGNIPL; translated from the coding sequence ATGACCGCAGAGCCCGTAGCCGAGCCCACGCCCGAGCAGGAGCGCATCGACATCCACACCACCGCGGGGAAGATCGCCGACCTCAAGCGACGGCGGGAGGAGGCGCTCCACGCCGGCTCCGCGCGCGCGGTGGAGAAGCAGCACGCCAAAGGCAAGATGACCGCGCGCGAGCGGATCGAGGCGTTCCTCGACAAGGGATCGTTCGTCGAGTTCGACGAGCTCGCCCGGCACCGCTCGCACAACTTCGGGATCGACAAGAACCGGCCGTACGGCGACGGCGTGATCACCGGCCACGGCACGGTGGACGGGCGGCCGGTGGCGATCTTCAGCCAGGACTTCACCGTGTTCGGCGGCTCGCTCGGCGAGGTGTACGGCGAGAAGATCGTCAAGGTGATGGACTACGCGCTCAAGGTCGGCTGCCCGATCATCGGGATCAACGACGGCGGCGGGGCGCGCATCCAGGAGGGCGTGGTCGCCCTCGGGCTGTTCGCGGAGATCTTCAAGCGGAACGTGCACGCCTCCGGCGTGGTGCCGCAGATCTCGCTCATCATGGGACCGTGCGCGGGCGGCGCGGTCTACTCCCCCGCGCTGACCGACTTCATCCTCATGGTCCGGGAGAAGTCGCACATGTTCATCACCGGGCCGGATGTGATCAAGACGGTCACCGGTGAGGAGGTCACCTTCGAGGAGCTCGGCGGCGCGCACACCCACGGCTCCCGGTCCGGCGTCGCCCACTACGAGGCCGCCGACGAGCACGACTGCCTGGAGTTCGCCCGCGAGCTGCTGAGCTACCTGCCGTCGAACAACCTCGACGAGCCCCCGGCGCTCGAGGTCGAGGAGCTCCCGTACGGCGAGCTGGAGATCACCGACGAGGACCGCGAGCTCGACACGCTCATCCCGGACTCGCCGAACCAGCCGTACGACATGCACGAGGTGATCCGGCACGTGCTCGACGACGGCGAGTTCCTGGAGATCCACGCCGGGTTCGCGCCGAACATCATCGTCGGCTTCGGCCGGGTCGAGGGCCGCTCGGTCGGCGTGGTCGCCAACCAGCCGATGAGCTTCGCCGGCACGCTCGACATCAACGCCTCGGAGAAGGCCGCCCGGTTCGTCCGCACCTGCGACGCGTTCAACATCCCGGTGCTCACCTTCGTCGACGTGCCCGGCTTCCTGCCCGGCACCGACCAGGAGTGGAACGGCATCATCCGCCGCGGCGCCAAGCTGCTGTACGCGTACGCCGAGGCCACCGTGCCGCTGGTCACCGTGATCACCCGCAAGGCGTACGGCGGGGCGTACGACGTCATGGGCTCCAAGCACCTCGGCGCCGACATCAACCTCGCCTGGCCGACCGCGCAGATCGCGGTGATGGGCGCCCAGGGCGCGGTGAACATCCTCTACCGGCGCGAGCTCGCCGCCGCCGAGGACCCGGACGCGCTGCGGGCCCGGCTGGTGCAGGAGTACGAGGACACCCTCGCCAACCCGTACCTGGCGGCCGAGCGCGGCTACGTCGACGCGGTGATCCTCCCGTCGGAGACCCGGGTCGAGGTGATCAAGGCGCTGCGCGCGCTGCGCAACAAGCGCAAGACCCTGCCGCCGAAGAAGCACGGCAACATCCCGCTCTGA